Proteins encoded together in one Eublepharis macularius isolate TG4126 chromosome 2, MPM_Emac_v1.0, whole genome shotgun sequence window:
- the NLRP6 gene encoding NACHT, LRR and PYD domains-containing protein 6, which yields MGNKNSRISDLILRALDHLSQEDFKRFKDKLSYSDFNGKGFVPKSQLENADRVDTKNFLIKCCGGDDAIDTTIQILTEINQKGSAAKLREEREKDYRMKYREYVWEEYQVIQDKNARLGEWVNLSRRYTQLLIIQKHRLLAEKEHEIMSTGKKHANIMAKQASPCWIGNLFDPDDSRENPRTVVLQGPAGIGKTMTARKIMLDWAVGKLYQGKFDYAFYINCREMNLVTKQQSLADLIFGNCPERNAPINDIFANSEKLLFIIDGLDEFKFSLEQKGEYLSIDPSQKKPVEVLLNSLVRKNILPKSYLIITTRPIALEQLQEYLKYPRYVEILGFSEKDREEYFHKFFGRKWQAVQAFGFVKANEMLFTMCFVPIVCWIICTVMKQQLDRGEDLAHMSKTTTSVYMFYLTSLLRDHNTVSESGKNFHQLCLLAREGVLARRILFEEDDLQKYGLTETDIQSLFLHKSLFQQDIDCQSAYSFIHLTFQEFFAALSYVLEERLENTQESVSHHEDVRKLLKDFGEGGKEYLMLTVRFLFGLLNEERKKSIEKILSCKIGSTAKQVLLEWVEAEIASKNFQKHLEIFCCLYEIQEEEFVGRAMDHFQEIKLYDSCLVNTFNSLVISFCLRHCRREQSLHLGYLLFLSRFKRCNLRDTSLEILASVLTINQHLREFNLLYSDLGEEGVTKLCQALIHPNCKLQILRLRCCNLRSKSCEKIASVVPLNQSLRELHLDHNDIGDAGVAKLCQMLVHPECKLQVLSLNSCSITAVCCADLASVLCSNQTLAELSLAQNDRMGEAGVQLLCESLLHPNCKLETLRLDSCELTEASWEYLCAALRTNQSLRELDLYNNEDLKRYVKAEKYSRIKEVKQQNHRIQICL from the exons ATGGGGAACAAAAACAGCCGAATCAGTGACTTGATCTTACGTGCCCTTGATCACCTTTCTCAGGAAGACTTCAAAAGGTTTAAAGACAAACTCTCCTATTCTGACTTTAATGGAAAGGGCTTTGTTCCCAAAAGTCAACTAGAGAACGCAGACAGAGTGGATACTAAGAATTTTCTGATCAAGTGTTGTGGTGGGGATGATGCAATAGATACAACCATACAAATCCTCACAGAAATTAATCAAAAAGGATCTGCTGCTAAACTCagagaggaaagagaaaaag ATTACAGGATGAAGTACAGAGAATACGTATGGGAAGAATATCAAGTAATACAAGACAAAAATGCACGCCTCGGCGAGTGGGTGAACCTTAGCAGAAGATACACCCAACTTTTGATTATTCAGAAACATCGTTTATTAGCAGAGAAAGAGCATGAAATTATGTCCACAGGAAAGAAACATGCCAACATAATGGCTAAGCAAGCCAGCCCATGTTGGATTGGGAACTTATTTGATCCTGATGATAGCAGAGAAAACCCAAGAACTGTAGTGCTCCAGGGACCTGCTGGGATTGGGAAAACAATGACAGCAAGAAAGATTATGTTAGACTGGGCAGTTGGAAAACTCTACCAAGGCAAATTTGATTATGCTTTCTACATCAACTGCAGAGAAATGAACTTGGTTACCAAGCAGCAGAGTCTGGCTGATTTAATCTTTGGTAACTGCCCTGAGAGAAATGCTCCAATTAATGATATTTTTGCAAACTCAGAGAAGCTTCTCTTCATAATTGATGGTCTTGATGAATTCAAATTTTCTTTAGAACAGAAAGGAGAATATTTAAGCATTGATCCCAGTCAAAAGAAACCTGTGGAAGTCCTGCTTAACAGTTTAGTTAGGAAAAATATTCTTCCTAAATCCTATTTAATAATCACTACAAGGCCAATTGCTTTAGAGCAGCTGCAGGAATATCTGAAATATCCCCGTTATGTAGAGATCTTGGGATTTTCTGAGAAGGACAGAGAAGAGTATTTCCACAAGTTCTTTGGGCGTAAGTGGCAAGCTGTGCAAGCATTTGGGTTTGTGAAAGCAAATGAAATGCTCTTCACAATGTGCTTTGTTCCCATTGTATGTTGGATCATCTGCACTGTGATGAAGCAACAGCTGGATAGAGGTGAAGATCTTGCACATATGTCAAAAACAACCACTTCAGTATACATGTTCTATTTAACCAGTTTACTCCGAGATCACAACACTGTGTCAGAAAGTGGCAAAAATTTCCATCAATTGTGCCTCTTAGCCAGAGAAGGTGTCTTAGCAAGAAGAATACTCTTTGAAGAGGATGATCTTCAGAAGTATGGCTTAACTGAGACTGATATCCAGTCACTTTTCCTTCACAAGAGTCTTTTCCAGCAAGACATTGATTGCCAGTCTGCCTATAGCTTCATCCATTTAACTTTCCAAGAGTTTTTTGCAGCCTTGTCCTATGTGCTGGAGGAAAGATTGGAAAATACCCAAGAATCAGTGTCTCACCATGAAGATGTGAGAAAGTTGCTGAAAGATTTTGGAGAGGGTGGGAAGGAGTATTTAATGCTGACAGTGCGCTTTCTCTTTGGTCTCttaaatgaagaaagaaaaaaaagcataGAGAAAATTTTAAGCTGCAAAATTGGGTCAACTGCAAAACAAGTGCTTTTAGAGTGGGTTGAAGCTGAGATTGCTTCAAAGAACTTTCAGAAGCACCTGGAGATATTCTGCTGCTTGTATGAAATTCAGGAAGAAGAGTTTGTGGGAAGAGCAATGGATCACTTCCAAGAGATCAAGCTGTATGACAGTTGCCTAGTGAACACCTTCAACTCTTTGGTTATTTCGTTCTGCCTGAGACACTGCCGAAGGGAACAGTCACTCCATCTTGGATATCTGTTGTTTTTATCCAG GTTCAAGAGATGTAATCTCAGAGATACATCCTTGGAGATTCTTGCCTCTGTCCTCACTATAAATCAGCACCTCAGAGAATTCAACTTACTGTATAGTGACCTAGGAGAAGAGGGAGTGACAAAACTCTGCCAAGCACTCATCCACCCCAACTGCAAATTGCAGATACTTCG GTTGCGTTGCTGTAACCTCAGATCTAAGTCATGTGAGAAGATAGCGTCTGTTGTTCCTCTAAACCAGAGCCTCAGAGAACTCCATTTGGACCATAATGATATAGGCGATGCTGGGGTAGCAAAACTCTGCCAAATGCTGGTGCATCCAGAATGCAAACTGCAGGTACTAAG CTTGAATAGCTGTAGTATCACTGCTGTCTGCTGTGCAGATCTTGCTTCTGTACTCTGTAGCAACCAAACCTTGGCAGAGCTGTCTTTAGCCCAGAATGACAGGATGGGAGAGGCTGGTGTGCAGCTCTTATGTGAAAGCCTGCTACATCCAAATTGTAAACTAGAAACTTTAAG ACTGGATTCCTGTGAACTAACTGAAGCATCTTGGGAGTATCTTTGTGCAGCTCTCAGGACAAACCAGTCTCTACGAGAACTTGACTTATACAATAACGAAGACCTGAAGAGGTACGTGAAAGCTGAAAAATACAGCAGGATAAAAGAAGTGAAGCAGCAGAACCACAGAATTCAAATATGCCTATAG